A stretch of the Deltaproteobacteria bacterium IMCC39524 genome encodes the following:
- a CDS encoding PAS domain-containing protein translates to MALRTALNEASSGKEQLRAIINAVSEALVVVDNQWQNKIVNRAAEAIIGAG, encoded by the coding sequence ATGGCTTTGCGCACTGCCTTGAATGAGGCCAGTTCAGGAAAAGAGCAATTACGAGCAATAATCAACGCCGTGTCAGAAGCGTTGGTTGTCGTTGATAATCAATGGCAGAATAAGATCGTTAACCGAGCGGCAGAAGCCATAATCGGTGCCGGTTAG
- the proB gene encoding glutamate 5-kinase yields the protein MRTILLAHVKRVVIKIGSGVISNGDGLDLDRIATICEDVHKLRQRGYEVILVSSAAVAAGKADLGIVGKPKTIPLKQAAAAIGQSRLMRAYKDSLRQYDLKAGQILLTRDDLANRRRYLNARNTLMTLLEYGIVPIINENDSVVVDEIRFGDNDNLSAMATNLVEAQLLVILSDVDGLYDSDPRKNPDARLVSEVERLTPEIEAMAGNEDTDLGTGGMTTKLKAAKRATLFGAGTAIINGRTPHNLLYLFDGHELGTYFLPARDPMAARKHWIAFTKKPKGKLILDHGAQAAVTERGKSLLPSGIYQLEGTFERGDAVRICDLDGIEFAKGVTNYTSAELVRILGKKTKEIEGILGYQYGDEVVHRDNMVINT from the coding sequence ATGCGCACAATTCTTCTGGCACATGTCAAACGAGTCGTTATCAAGATCGGCAGCGGCGTCATCTCGAACGGTGATGGCCTCGACCTCGATCGGATTGCAACCATCTGCGAAGATGTCCACAAACTTCGCCAGCGTGGTTACGAAGTCATCCTGGTTTCTTCTGCTGCGGTCGCGGCAGGCAAAGCGGACCTGGGCATTGTCGGCAAGCCGAAGACGATCCCTCTGAAGCAGGCCGCTGCAGCCATTGGTCAAAGTCGCCTCATGCGCGCCTACAAAGATTCGTTACGCCAATACGACCTCAAAGCCGGCCAGATTCTCCTGACACGCGATGACCTCGCTAACCGCCGCCGCTACCTCAATGCACGCAACACATTGATGACTCTGCTCGAATACGGCATTGTACCGATTATCAACGAGAATGATTCAGTCGTGGTTGACGAAATCCGTTTCGGCGACAACGACAATCTCTCTGCCATGGCCACCAACCTGGTGGAAGCCCAGCTTCTGGTCATTCTCTCCGATGTTGATGGACTCTACGACAGTGACCCGCGCAAGAATCCAGATGCGCGACTGGTTTCAGAAGTCGAACGTCTCACCCCCGAGATTGAGGCCATGGCCGGCAACGAAGACACGGACCTCGGTACCGGCGGTATGACCACCAAGCTCAAAGCCGCCAAGCGAGCCACACTCTTTGGTGCGGGTACGGCCATCATCAACGGCCGCACACCCCACAATCTGCTCTATCTTTTCGATGGCCATGAACTCGGCACCTACTTCCTGCCAGCGCGCGACCCGATGGCCGCCCGCAAGCACTGGATCGCCTTCACCAAGAAGCCAAAGGGCAAGCTGATCCTCGACCATGGCGCACAAGCGGCCGTCACCGAGCGCGGCAAAAGCCTCCTACCTTCAGGCATTTATCAACTTGAAGGTACGTTTGAGCGTGGCGACGCCGTACGTATCTGCGATCTGGATGGCATCGAATTTGCCAAGGGCGTTACCAACTACACCTCAGCAGAGCTGGTGCGAATCCTCGGCAAAAAGACCAAAGAGATTGAAGGGATCCTCGGCTACCAGTATGGTGACGAGGTCGTTCACCGCGACAACATGGTGATCAACACATGA
- a CDS encoding PilZ domain-containing protein, with product MKNRHFRRIPFEADVTLKADEETCTGQLFDVSLKGAMVGTETPLPFNLGAKCSLCIVLPGTPISLNFQAELVHQEELCYGFKFISENLETLTHLRKLIELNTGDAEATRSELGTWLSNL from the coding sequence ATGAAAAATCGCCATTTTCGCAGAATCCCGTTTGAAGCTGATGTCACCCTGAAAGCCGACGAGGAAACCTGCACAGGGCAGCTGTTCGATGTTTCTCTCAAAGGAGCCATGGTGGGCACGGAGACTCCCCTTCCATTCAACCTCGGAGCAAAGTGCAGTCTTTGTATCGTCCTGCCGGGCACCCCGATCTCTCTCAATTTTCAGGCAGAACTTGTCCACCAGGAAGAGCTTTGCTATGGCTTCAAGTTCATCAGTGAAAACCTCGAAACTCTGACCCACCTGCGAAAGTTGATTGAACTCAACACAGGTGATGCAGAAGCGACACGTAGCGAATTAGGCACTTGGCTTAGCAACTTATAA
- a CDS encoding c-type cytochrome — translation MKKIFTLLLMLALPFVFFTNVVADNTQGQGIYMNFCAPCHASGVAGAPKTGDKAAWQDRINKGEEAMAALAIKGFQGSSGFMPAKGGNSALTDEEVTSATTYMVEQSK, via the coding sequence ATGAAAAAAATCTTCACCCTGCTTTTAATGCTCGCACTTCCCTTTGTATTTTTCACAAACGTTGTTGCCGACAACACGCAGGGGCAAGGCATCTATATGAACTTTTGCGCGCCCTGTCATGCCAGCGGCGTTGCAGGCGCGCCCAAAACCGGCGACAAAGCCGCCTGGCAGGACCGTATTAACAAAGGGGAAGAAGCGATGGCCGCGCTGGCGATCAAAGGTTTTCAAGGATCAAGCGGATTCATGCCAGCCAAAGGCGGCAACAGTGCGTTAACAGACGAAGAGGTAACCTCTGCAACAACCTACATGGTCGAACAAAGCAAATAG
- a CDS encoding glutamate-5-semialdehyde dehydrogenase: MNVAEQMLKIAQEAKAASRMLASLSSAVKNELLQKMAQALIDHTEQLIESNEKDLMAAREEGLAPAMVDRLTLDSQRIRSMADGLREVADLPDPVGEITGMWRRPNDLQIGRMRIPLGVIGIVYESRPNVTADAAGLCLKSGNAVILRGGKEAIHSNLAIGRILKNELERMRLPTAALQVIETTDRTAVLELLKLEEEIDLIIPRGGEGLILFVSENSRIPVIKHYKGVCHTFVDASADYAKAESICINAKVQRPGVCNSMETLLIHQDIAETFVPYIASAMRAQGVELRGCETTREFAPEAQPATEEDWHAEYLDLTLAVRVVESLDEAIDHIQTYGSLHTEVIVTRDYENSQRFLREVNSSVVMINASSRFSDGNQFGLGAEIGISTTKLHSFGPMGLEDLTTRKFIVLGDGQIRS, encoded by the coding sequence ATGAACGTAGCTGAACAGATGCTGAAGATCGCGCAGGAGGCCAAAGCGGCGTCCCGGATGTTGGCCAGTCTCTCCTCCGCAGTCAAGAACGAACTGCTGCAGAAGATGGCGCAGGCGCTTATAGACCATACCGAACAGTTGATCGAGTCCAACGAAAAAGACCTGATGGCAGCCCGCGAAGAAGGGCTGGCGCCGGCCATGGTCGATCGCCTGACTCTTGACTCGCAACGCATCCGCAGCATGGCAGACGGGCTACGTGAAGTCGCCGACCTTCCTGACCCGGTTGGCGAGATCACCGGCATGTGGCGTCGTCCCAACGACTTGCAGATCGGCCGCATGCGCATCCCGCTCGGCGTGATCGGTATCGTTTACGAATCTCGTCCCAACGTCACCGCCGACGCTGCAGGCCTTTGCCTGAAGAGTGGCAATGCTGTGATTTTGCGTGGCGGCAAAGAAGCGATTCACTCTAACCTGGCGATCGGCAGAATCCTGAAAAATGAATTGGAGCGCATGCGGCTGCCAACGGCGGCCCTGCAAGTAATCGAAACAACCGACCGAACCGCGGTGCTCGAACTACTCAAGCTGGAAGAAGAGATCGACCTGATCATTCCACGCGGTGGCGAAGGCCTGATTCTTTTTGTCAGTGAGAACTCCCGTATCCCTGTCATCAAACATTACAAGGGCGTCTGTCATACCTTTGTCGATGCCAGCGCCGACTATGCCAAGGCGGAGAGCATCTGCATCAACGCCAAGGTTCAACGCCCAGGCGTCTGCAACTCCATGGAGACGCTCCTTATCCACCAGGACATCGCCGAAACGTTCGTCCCCTATATCGCTTCGGCCATGCGCGCCCAGGGTGTCGAACTGCGCGGCTGCGAAACAACCAGAGAGTTTGCCCCGGAGGCACAACCGGCCACCGAAGAGGATTGGCACGCCGAGTACCTGGACCTGACCCTGGCGGTGCGAGTTGTCGAGAGTCTCGATGAAGCAATTGACCACATCCAGACCTACGGCTCGCTACATACAGAGGTCATCGTCACCCGCGACTACGAGAATTCACAACGATTCCTGCGCGAAGTCAACTCGAGTGTCGTCATGATCAACGCCTCATCGCGTTTTTCCGATGGCAATCAATTTGGGCTCGGTGCAGAAATCGGCATTTCAACCACAAAGCTGCATTCATTCGGCCCTATGGGACTCGAAGATTTGACAACGCGTAAGTTCATCGTCCTTGGTGACGGTCAGATTCGATCCTGA
- the obgE gene encoding GTPase ObgE gives MKFIDEVNIHVKAGDGGRGCLSFLREKFVPLGGPDGGDGGRGGDVLLEVDTALTTLLDLRYKHHLKAKNGIPGMGKNKHGKSGEDLVIKVPPGTLVYDDETGELLADLTKADHGFLLLKGGQGGRGNARFLTSTNRAPRHTQPGMPGEERILRLQLKLLADVGLVGLPNAGKSTLISCISAARPKIADYPFTTLVPNLGVVKHGDFRSFVMADIPGLIEGASDGHGLGARFLRHIERTDLFLHLVDLSYLQEGDPIENFEKINHELERFKQELSERPMLVVFTKQDITEVREKTEEIRAEFEQRGFKTFAISAVTREGLPELVTIIASELDRMRQADPLDSSSDEG, from the coding sequence ATGAAATTCATTGATGAGGTCAACATACACGTCAAGGCTGGCGATGGCGGTCGCGGCTGCCTTTCCTTCCTCCGCGAAAAGTTTGTCCCCCTTGGCGGTCCTGACGGCGGTGACGGCGGTCGTGGCGGTGACGTCCTGCTTGAAGTGGATACGGCCCTTACGACCCTCCTCGACCTGCGCTACAAACATCACCTTAAGGCCAAGAATGGCATCCCCGGCATGGGCAAGAACAAGCACGGCAAAAGTGGTGAGGACCTCGTTATCAAGGTTCCGCCAGGGACCCTGGTCTACGACGACGAGACAGGCGAGCTGCTCGCCGACCTGACCAAAGCCGACCATGGCTTTCTGCTGCTCAAAGGCGGCCAGGGCGGTCGTGGAAATGCCCGGTTCCTGACCTCCACCAATCGTGCGCCCCGTCACACTCAACCCGGGATGCCCGGTGAAGAACGCATTCTGAGACTGCAGCTCAAGCTGCTCGCCGATGTCGGCCTGGTTGGCTTACCCAACGCCGGGAAATCGACTTTGATTTCATGTATCTCGGCAGCTCGCCCCAAGATTGCCGACTATCCCTTCACGACTCTGGTGCCAAATCTCGGCGTAGTCAAACATGGCGACTTTCGTTCCTTTGTTATGGCGGACATCCCCGGCCTCATTGAAGGCGCTAGTGACGGCCATGGCCTCGGCGCGCGATTCTTGCGACATATCGAGCGCACTGACCTCTTTCTTCATCTCGTCGACCTCTCCTACTTACAGGAAGGTGACCCGATTGAAAACTTCGAAAAGATCAATCATGAACTCGAACGTTTCAAGCAGGAATTGAGTGAACGTCCCATGCTGGTAGTCTTTACCAAGCAGGACATTACCGAAGTTCGTGAAAAAACCGAGGAAATTCGCGCCGAGTTCGAACAGCGCGGCTTCAAGACTTTCGCCATCTCCGCGGTGACCAGAGAAGGCCTCCCCGAGCTCGTCACGATCATCGCCAGCGAACTTGATCGTATGCGTCAGGCCGACCCGCTTGACAGCTCTAGCGACGAAGGGTAA
- a CDS encoding ferritin family protein, translating to MGIIDVQKAIKDSIQTEKDAMDYYKYGAERMAEDRARQTFEILAREEYQHAESFYRIYSGDDIPSFQEFMNAPPNTDSSWWKNLQSLLVQDFDERKALELAIDQEEALEKTLREMAAQIDDPDISRVYLANATSTHNHLELVEEDYKAMLGMSG from the coding sequence ATGGGAATCATTGACGTGCAAAAAGCGATCAAGGACTCCATCCAGACGGAAAAGGACGCCATGGATTACTACAAGTATGGCGCGGAACGTATGGCTGAAGATAGAGCTCGGCAGACATTTGAGATCCTTGCTCGTGAAGAATATCAACATGCCGAATCTTTTTATAGAATCTACTCCGGCGATGACATTCCTTCTTTTCAGGAATTCATGAATGCACCACCAAACACGGATTCCTCGTGGTGGAAGAACCTGCAGAGCTTGTTAGTCCAAGATTTTGACGAGCGCAAGGCGCTGGAGCTGGCGATTGATCAGGAAGAGGCCCTGGAGAAAACCCTCCGCGAGATGGCCGCCCAGATTGATGACCCAGACATTTCGAGGGTCTACCTGGCGAACGCTACATCAACTCATAACCACCTTGAACTGGTTGAAGAAGACTACAAAGCCATGCTTGGCATGAGCGGCTGA
- a CDS encoding TIGR03960 family B12-binding radical SAM protein yields the protein MTQESSLYQLKRPARYLGGERGSIRKEWAQVEVTFALAFPDVYEVGMSHIGSAILYRTLNDHPWIAAERAYTPWPDREQQLRDAKRPLSSLENGRSLADFDIVGFSLQYELCYSNVLSMLDLAGLPMRATERDEQAPLIIVGGPCAFNPEPLADFFDCAVIGDGEEVVVELCAAVRASKASGENRAELLKRLAAIEGIYVPSHFIVSYQADGRIEAITAKDPQQPKVRRRVLADLDSAPYPEQPIVPFLETIHDRVAIEVARGCTRGCRFCQAGYIYRPVRERQPDTIRNLIDQLLNHSGYDEVSLLSLSTGDYSAIETLMQNLMGCYADQSIAVSLPSLRVGSLTPELMNEIKKVRKTGFTLAPEAGSERLRQVINKGINAEDLVDSATAAFELGWRIIKLYFMIGLPTETDEDLDALVELAARVKKAGKGTQGGADVNVSVSTFVPKAHTPFQWEAQIGYEETIARQEMLRGALKKKRLRLKWHDAELSFLEGVFARGDRRLGAVLEEAVKQGCRFDGWREHFRYDIWMEAFVKAEIDPAWYLRQRLPGEIFPWEHIDAGVSRDFLVRERQAALLGKATPDCRNGQCSYCGLCDFETVKPRLADINRLQTPEAAEPEGPTEPTLLPKLRLTITKTGRTASLSHLEYMTLIHRAIRRADLPIKYSAGFHPAPRISFGDALPLGVSSEAELIDLELREPCLAQEALTRLNRELPEGVEVLAATSWPRKGESPANSLFTATFKVPLPEDTEEHLEKRLTAFLEQETVLTTRMKKDRPVEINLRPWVHNLKRQDNLLWMDMHCGSPLFLAAFLLDKDVEEVRSLGICKTAVELKEQDSQLD from the coding sequence ATGACACAAGAATCATCCCTCTATCAGCTGAAACGACCGGCTCGCTACCTGGGCGGAGAACGGGGTAGCATCCGTAAAGAGTGGGCGCAGGTCGAGGTGACCTTTGCTCTGGCATTCCCCGATGTCTACGAAGTCGGCATGAGCCATATCGGCTCAGCCATCCTTTATCGGACACTCAACGACCACCCATGGATTGCAGCAGAACGAGCCTATACCCCCTGGCCCGATCGTGAGCAACAGTTACGAGATGCGAAGCGCCCCCTCTCCTCCCTGGAAAATGGCCGCAGCCTCGCTGATTTCGACATTGTCGGTTTTTCTCTGCAATACGAGCTCTGCTACTCAAATGTCCTCTCAATGCTCGACCTGGCAGGTTTGCCAATGAGGGCCACAGAACGTGACGAGCAGGCCCCCCTGATTATCGTTGGTGGCCCCTGCGCATTCAACCCTGAACCTCTTGCTGACTTTTTCGACTGTGCCGTTATCGGCGATGGAGAAGAAGTCGTCGTTGAACTATGTGCTGCTGTCCGAGCCAGCAAAGCCTCTGGCGAGAACCGTGCTGAGCTTTTGAAGCGGCTGGCTGCCATTGAGGGAATTTATGTTCCTTCTCACTTCATTGTCAGCTATCAAGCAGATGGTCGCATCGAAGCGATCACCGCAAAAGATCCACAGCAACCGAAAGTTCGCCGCCGGGTCCTCGCCGACCTCGACTCCGCGCCCTACCCGGAACAGCCGATCGTGCCTTTTTTAGAGACGATCCATGACCGGGTCGCCATTGAAGTCGCCCGTGGCTGCACCCGGGGCTGCCGCTTTTGCCAGGCCGGCTACATCTACAGGCCGGTCCGCGAACGCCAACCGGACACCATCCGCAACCTGATCGATCAGCTACTGAACCACTCCGGATACGATGAGGTCTCTCTGTTGTCCCTGTCGACCGGTGACTACAGCGCTATCGAGACCTTAATGCAGAACCTTATGGGTTGTTACGCCGACCAGAGCATTGCGGTTTCCTTGCCCAGCCTGCGCGTTGGCTCCCTGACACCGGAGTTGATGAACGAAATAAAGAAGGTGCGAAAAACCGGCTTCACACTGGCCCCAGAAGCTGGCAGCGAAAGGCTGCGACAGGTGATCAACAAGGGGATCAATGCTGAAGATTTGGTTGACAGTGCCACCGCGGCCTTTGAACTCGGCTGGAGAATCATCAAGCTGTACTTCATGATCGGCCTGCCAACGGAAACGGACGAAGACCTTGACGCGCTCGTTGAACTTGCGGCCAGAGTCAAGAAAGCCGGCAAAGGAACGCAGGGTGGAGCAGATGTCAACGTATCGGTTTCAACCTTTGTGCCCAAAGCACATACCCCTTTTCAGTGGGAAGCACAGATAGGCTACGAAGAAACAATAGCTCGCCAGGAGATGCTGCGTGGTGCGCTGAAGAAGAAACGCCTGCGCCTGAAATGGCATGACGCCGAGCTTTCTTTTCTCGAAGGAGTCTTCGCCCGTGGAGACCGTCGTCTGGGTGCGGTCCTGGAGGAGGCGGTGAAACAAGGTTGTCGTTTCGATGGCTGGAGAGAGCACTTTCGCTACGACATCTGGATGGAAGCCTTTGTCAAAGCTGAGATTGATCCCGCATGGTATCTGCGCCAGCGTCTGCCGGGAGAAATCTTCCCCTGGGAGCATATTGATGCCGGAGTCAGCAGGGATTTCCTTGTACGGGAACGTCAAGCCGCCCTGCTCGGCAAAGCAACCCCGGACTGTCGCAACGGCCAATGCAGCTACTGCGGCCTCTGTGACTTTGAAACCGTCAAACCAAGGCTCGCCGACATAAACCGGCTACAAACGCCAGAGGCAGCAGAGCCAGAGGGACCAACAGAGCCAACGCTCCTGCCCAAGCTGCGCCTGACAATAACCAAAACCGGACGCACAGCCAGCCTGAGCCACCTTGAGTACATGACCCTGATCCACCGTGCGATTCGTCGAGCGGACCTGCCGATTAAATACTCTGCGGGCTTCCATCCGGCACCGCGCATCAGCTTTGGAGACGCCCTGCCTTTGGGAGTTTCAAGCGAAGCTGAACTTATCGATCTGGAGTTAAGGGAGCCATGTCTCGCTCAAGAGGCGCTAACTCGGCTTAACCGGGAGCTTCCCGAAGGAGTCGAGGTGTTGGCCGCGACGAGTTGGCCACGCAAAGGGGAATCACCGGCAAACAGCCTCTTTACCGCGACTTTCAAAGTCCCGCTTCCAGAAGATACAGAGGAGCACCTTGAGAAAAGACTGACCGCTTTCCTCGAGCAGGAGACGGTTCTGACCACAAGGATGAAAAAAGATCGCCCCGTGGAGATCAACCTGCGCCCCTGGGTTCATAATCTGAAACGACAGGACAACCTTTTGTGGATGGACATGCATTGCGGCAGTCCACTCTTCCTCGCGGCATTCCTGTTGGACAAAGATGTCGAAGAGGTACGATCACTCGGCATATGCAAAACCGCCGTCGAGTTGAAAGAACAGGATAGCCAGTTAGATTAA
- the rplU gene encoding 50S ribosomal protein L21 — translation MYAVIKTGGKQYKVSAGDLLKVEKLAGAVGETIELDEVLMVGGEEVKIGTPLLPNAKVTATIVEQGKDKKILVFKSKRRKNYRKKYGHRQPLTRLKITNIEA, via the coding sequence ATGTACGCGGTCATTAAAACCGGAGGAAAACAGTATAAAGTTTCCGCAGGCGACCTTCTTAAGGTCGAAAAACTTGCTGGTGCGGTGGGTGAAACCATCGAACTGGACGAAGTCCTCATGGTTGGCGGAGAAGAGGTTAAAATCGGAACACCTCTCTTACCTAATGCGAAAGTAACAGCAACGATCGTTGAGCAGGGTAAAGATAAAAAAATCCTGGTCTTCAAATCGAAGCGTCGTAAAAACTATCGCAAGAAGTACGGCCACCGTCAGCCCCTCACCCGTCTCAAGATAACGAATATTGAAGCTTAA
- the rpmA gene encoding 50S ribosomal protein L27: protein MAHKKGVGSTRNGRDSAGKRLGVKRYDGQLVTAGSILVRQRGTTIHPGNNVGCGKDYTLFALVEGKVKFERLGKDRKKVSVYA from the coding sequence ATGGCTCACAAAAAAGGTGTCGGCAGTACTAGAAACGGCCGAGATAGCGCAGGCAAACGCCTCGGAGTCAAGCGTTACGATGGCCAACTGGTAACAGCCGGATCAATTCTGGTTCGCCAGCGCGGCACGACCATTCACCCCGGCAACAATGTCGGTTGCGGCAAAGACTACACTCTCTTTGCCCTGGTTGAAGGCAAGGTCAAATTCGAACGTCTCGGCAAAGACCGCAAGAAAGTTAGCGTCTACGCTTAA
- a CDS encoding DUF4350 domain-containing protein codes for MHFILRVIFLCSLIVSPYTSYCSAAPVVLFDEGHAQQFLTGKSGALDLSELAALYQEQGAVVTSSVEELSKDSLAAVDVLVISGPFRPLSGAEVEAVVEFIHAGGGLAVLLHIAQPVRDLLHRLEVDHTNGSLRETRDVIGDNPQNFKVTSLTEHPLTAGLESFSLYGAWALRGTAPQSVVLAETGEKSWVDLDRDSKFSSNDAVQPFGVMVAGEIGQGRYVVIGDDALFQNRFFDKANRQLAVNLVDWLSRR; via the coding sequence ATGCACTTTATTCTGCGTGTTATTTTCCTGTGTTCTCTGATTGTTTCACCATACACTTCCTATTGTTCTGCAGCACCGGTGGTGCTCTTTGATGAAGGCCATGCGCAGCAGTTTCTCACAGGCAAGAGTGGAGCCCTTGACCTTTCCGAACTGGCGGCACTCTACCAAGAGCAGGGTGCGGTCGTTACCAGTTCAGTCGAAGAACTGAGTAAAGATTCTTTGGCCGCGGTTGATGTTCTGGTGATCTCCGGCCCCTTCCGCCCGTTAAGCGGCGCTGAGGTAGAGGCTGTGGTTGAGTTTATTCATGCTGGCGGAGGGCTCGCAGTCCTGTTGCATATTGCGCAACCTGTGCGTGATCTGCTGCATCGCCTGGAGGTCGATCATACCAACGGCTCTTTACGTGAGACGCGTGATGTGATTGGCGACAACCCACAGAATTTCAAGGTCACTTCTCTCACAGAGCACCCTCTGACGGCCGGGCTGGAAAGTTTTTCCCTCTATGGTGCATGGGCTTTACGTGGAACCGCGCCACAATCCGTAGTTCTGGCGGAGACGGGAGAGAAGAGCTGGGTAGACCTTGACCGCGACAGCAAATTTTCCAGCAACGATGCTGTTCAGCCCTTCGGTGTGATGGTGGCGGGAGAGATTGGCCAGGGCCGCTATGTTGTCATCGGCGATGATGCCCTTTTCCAGAACCGTTTCTTCGATAAGGCGAACCGGCAACTGGCCGTTAACCTTGTCGATTGGCTCAGTCGACGATAA
- a CDS encoding Rne/Rng family ribonuclease: MTKELVINTTSHETRIALLESGHIAELYIERNRELGIVGNIYRGRVIRVLPGMQAAFVDIGLEKAAFLYVADVLDEMEAVEHYVEVGHRHDQHSEETSEERPPLPPIEELLQEGQEILVQVAKEPLGTKGARITSHISLPGRNLVYMPTVDHVGISRRIENEEERDRLKHLIDVMRPEGTGFIVRTVAESRDGEELKADMDYLVNLWEKISEHCEDKGAPCLIHSDLDVTSKVLRDILTEDVSRIIVDSPVEFDKIGSFLNTFMPGHNFQVDQYKGDEPIFDSFGLEVEIARALGRKVWLKSGGYIIIEQTEALTAVDVNTGRFVGKHNLEDTILKTNLEAVKEVAFQLRLRNIGGLIIIDFIDMEKEAHREKVHGSLEEVLKNDKSKTNILKISELGLVEMTRKRVRESIGRTLCEACPYCDGKGYVKSRTTTVYEIFRELQREMGPAPGYRMTLLVHPDIASLLYDDERHGIEELEKKFEKQITITARQSFHLEQFEIIVG, from the coding sequence ATGACCAAAGAACTGGTCATCAACACCACGTCCCATGAGACGAGGATTGCCCTCCTGGAGAGCGGCCACATTGCCGAGCTCTACATCGAGCGCAACCGTGAACTGGGAATTGTCGGCAACATCTACCGCGGCAGAGTCATCCGGGTGCTCCCTGGCATGCAGGCGGCCTTCGTTGATATCGGTCTGGAGAAAGCAGCCTTCCTCTATGTCGCCGACGTTCTCGATGAGATGGAAGCCGTAGAACATTATGTCGAGGTTGGCCATCGTCACGATCAGCACAGTGAAGAGACGAGCGAAGAGCGCCCGCCGCTACCGCCGATCGAAGAACTGCTGCAGGAAGGCCAGGAGATCCTGGTTCAGGTTGCCAAGGAACCGCTCGGCACCAAGGGTGCACGCATCACGTCGCACATCTCACTGCCGGGACGCAACCTGGTCTATATGCCGACGGTCGACCATGTCGGAATCTCCCGCCGCATCGAGAACGAGGAAGAACGGGATCGCCTTAAGCACCTGATCGATGTCATGCGCCCGGAGGGGACCGGTTTCATCGTCCGCACCGTGGCCGAGAGCCGAGACGGTGAAGAACTCAAGGCCGACATGGACTATCTGGTCAACCTCTGGGAAAAAATCAGTGAGCACTGCGAAGACAAAGGCGCACCCTGCCTGATCCATTCGGATCTCGATGTCACCAGCAAGGTTTTGCGCGACATCCTCACGGAAGACGTCTCGCGGATCATCGTTGACAGCCCTGTCGAGTTCGACAAAATCGGCAGTTTTCTGAACACCTTTATGCCTGGACACAATTTCCAGGTCGACCAGTACAAAGGCGATGAGCCGATCTTTGACAGCTTTGGTCTCGAGGTGGAGATCGCCCGTGCGCTGGGACGAAAAGTCTGGCTGAAGAGCGGCGGCTACATTATTATTGAACAGACAGAAGCTCTTACGGCAGTCGATGTCAACACCGGGCGCTTTGTCGGCAAACACAATCTCGAAGACACGATTCTCAAGACCAACCTCGAGGCAGTCAAAGAGGTTGCCTTCCAGTTGCGCCTGCGCAACATCGGTGGTCTGATCATTATCGACTTTATCGATATGGAGAAAGAGGCCCACCGTGAGAAGGTGCACGGCTCACTGGAAGAAGTCCTCAAAAACGACAAGTCGAAAACCAACATTCTCAAGATCTCGGAACTTGGACTGGTCGAAATGACCCGTAAGCGGGTTCGTGAAAGTATCGGCCGCACCCTGTGCGAAGCCTGTCCTTACTGTGACGGCAAAGGGTATGTGAAAAGCCGCACCACCACCGTTTATGAAATTTTCCGTGAGCTGCAACGAGAGATGGGGCCTGCACCGGGCTACCGCATGACCCTCTTGGTTCATCCCGACATTGCTTCACTCCTCTATGATGATGAACGCCACGGCATCGAAGAGTTGGAGAAAAAGTTCGAAAAACAGATTACGATTACGGCACGCCAAAGCTTTCACCTTGAGCAGTTTGAAATTATTGTCGGCTAA